In Apium graveolens cultivar Ventura chromosome 10, ASM990537v1, whole genome shotgun sequence, the following are encoded in one genomic region:
- the LOC141688853 gene encoding 16 kDa phloem protein 1-like, giving the protein MKTVGIMEVTLVNARGLKCTEFFSGGIDPYVILQYRTQERKSSVARGQGSKPVWDEKFNFRVEYPGANDQYKLILNVMDKDTFTADDHLGQATIYLKDLLALGVENGTAQLHPQKYSVVDNNQNYSGEIQVGITFTSKVQEGAGGEEYGGWRQSEI; this is encoded by the exons ATGAAGACTGTAGGAATTATGGAGGTGACACTGGTGAATGCCCGAGGTCTCAAGTGTACCGAGTTCTTTA GTGGGGGAATCGACCCTTATGTAATATTGCAATACAGAACTCAAGAACGCAAGAGCAGTGTGGCTAGAG GGCAGGGAAGTAAGCCAGTGTGGGATGAAAAGTTCAATTTCAGGGTGGAGTATCCAGGAGCAAATGACCAATACAAGCTCATCCTTAATGTTATGGACAAGGATACCTTCACTGCTGATGATCATCTCGGCCAGGCCAC GATATACCTGAAAGACCTTTTGGCATTGGGAGTAGAGAATGGAACAGCTCAATTACATCCTCAGAAGTATAGTGTTGTAGACAACAATCAAAATTACAGTGGAGAGATTCAAGTAGGAATCACCTTCACTTCAAAG GTGCAAGAGGGAGCTGGTGGAGAAGAATATGGAGGCTGGAGGCAAAGTGAGATCTGA